The following are encoded together in the Macadamia integrifolia cultivar HAES 741 chromosome 10, SCU_Mint_v3, whole genome shotgun sequence genome:
- the LOC122091488 gene encoding 2-alkenal reductase (NADP(+)-dependent)-like yields MEVSNKQVLLKDYVVGFPKETDMILSSGIISLKAPEGSEAIVVKNLYLSCDPYMRSCLGKPDKFSYAPSFTPGTPIIGYGVAKVVDSNHPNFKEGDLVWGITGWEEYSLITRANTFRKIEHTDVPLSYYTGILGMTGMTAYAGFHEVCSPKKGETVFISAASGAVGQLVGQFAKLMGCYVVGSAGSKEKVDLLKNKFGFDDAFNYKEEHDLDAALRRYFPEGIDIYFENVGGKMLDAVLLNMKVNGRISVCGMISQYNLEKKEAVHNLFCLVSKQIRIEGFLIAKFFHLYPMFLDYVIPFIKEGKIAYVEDIAEGLDQAPGALIGLFNGRNVGKQVVVIARE; encoded by the exons ATGGAGGTTAGTAACAAACAGGTTCTGTTGAAAGATTACGTTGTTGGGTTTCCGAAAGAAACGGACATGATTCTGAGCAGTGGAATCATCAGTTTGAAGGCTCCTGAGGGATCAGAAGCGATTGTAGTGAAGAATCTCTACTTGTCTTGTGATCCATACATGAGATCCTGTTTGGGGAAGCCGGATAAGTTCAGCTATGCTCCTTCTTTCACCCCTGGCACT CCCATAATCGGCTATGGGGTGGCTAAAGTGGTGGATTCTAATCATCCGAACTTCAAGGAAGGTGACTTGGTTTGGGGGATAACTGGATGGGAAGAGTATAGCCTGATTACAAGGGCAAACACGTTCCGTAAAATTGAACACACTGATGTACCACTTTCCTACTATACGGGAATACTTG GGATGACTGGTATGACTGCTTATGCTGGTTTTCATGAGGTGTGCTCTCCTAAGAAAGGAGAAACTGTGTTCATATCAGCTGCATCTGGTGCAGTTGGCCAACTTGTTGGACAGTTTGCCAAGTTAATGGGTTGTTACGTGGTTGGAAGTGCTGGAAGCAAAGAAAAG GTTGATCTGTTGAAGAACAAGTTTGGATTTGATGACGCTTTCAATTATAAAGAAGAGCATGACTTGGATGCTGCTTTAAGGAG GTACTTTCCTGAAGGCATAGACATTTACTTTGAAAATGTTGGTGGGAAg aTGCTTGATGCAGTCCTCCTCAACATGAAAGTTAATGGCCGCATTTCTGTGTGTGGGATGATCTCTCAGTACAACCTAGAAAAGAAAGAGGCTGTGCACAATTTGTTCTGCCTTGTTAGTAAGCAGATTCGCATTGAAGGGTTCTTGATTGCCAAATTCTTTCACCTTTACCCCATGTTTCTTGATTACGTTATACCGTTTATCAAAGAAGGAAAGATAGCTTATGTAGAAGATATTGCTGAAGGCCTTGATCAAGCACCTGGAGCTCTGATAGGACTCTTCAATGGCCGCAATGTTGGGAAACAGGTTGTGGTGATTGCTCGTGAGTGA
- the LOC122091485 gene encoding 2-alkenal reductase (NADP(+)-dependent)-like — MAKGEEVSNKQVLLKDYVVGFPKETDMVHNTGTIKLKAPEGSEAIVVKNLCLSCDPYMRIRMTKPDKPSYFPPFTPGSAITGYGVAKVVDSTSPKFKEGDLVWGMIGWEEYSVITMLDSLFKIEHTDVPLSYYTGILWMPGMTAYAGFYEVCSPKKGETVFISAAAGAVGQLVGQFAKLLGCFVVGSAGSKEKVDLLKNKLGFDEAFNYKEENDLDAALRRYFPEGIDIYFENVGGKMLDAVLLNMKVRGRISVCGMISQYNLEKPEGVQNLFCLISKQIRMEGFTVFSYYHLYNKFLDFIIPIIKEGKVAYVEDIAEGLDKAPGGLVGLFSGRNVGKQVVVVARD, encoded by the exons ATGGCGAAGGGAGAAGAGGTTAGTAACAAACAGGTTCTATTGAAAGATTACGTTGTTGGGTTTCCGAAAGAAACAGACATGGTTCACAACACTGGAACCATCAAGTTGAAGGCTCCCGAGGGATCAGAAGCGATTGTAGTGAAGAATCTCTGCTTATCTTGTGATCCTTACATGAGAATACGTATGACGAAGCCCGATAAGCCCAGCTATTTTCCTCCTTTCACTCCTGGCTCT GCCATTACTGGTTATGGTGTGGCTAAAGTGGTGGATTCTACTTCTCCAAAGTTCAAGGAAGGTGACCTGGTGTGGGGGATGATTGGATGGGAGGAGTATAGCGTGATTACAATGCTAGACTCCCTGTTTAAAATTGAACACACAGATGTACCGCTTTCCTACTATACAGGAATACTTT GGATGCCTGGTATGACTGCTTATGCTGGTTTTTATGAGGTGTGCTCTCCTAAGAAAGGAGAAACTGTGTTCATATCGGCGGCAGCTGGTGCAGTTGGCCAACTTGTAGGACAGTTTGCCAAGTTATTAGGCTGTTTTGTGGTTGGAAGTGCTGGAAGCAAAGAAAAG GTTGATCTGTTGAAAAACAAGTTAGGATTTGATGAGGCTTTCAATTATAAAGAAGAGAATGACTTGGATGCTGCTTTAAGAAG GTACTTTCCTGAAGGCATAGACATTTACTTTGAAAATGTTGGTGGGAAGATGCTTGATGCAGTCCTTCTCAACATGAAAGTTCGTGGCCGCATTTCTGTGTGTGGGATGATCTCTCAGTACAACCTAGAAAAGCCAGAGGGTGTGCAAAATTTGTTCTGCCTTATTAGTAAGCAGATTCGCATGGAAGGGTTCACGGTTTTCAGCTACTATCACCTTTACAACAAGTTCCTTGATTTCATTATACCGATTATCAAAGAAGGGAAGGTAGCTTATGTAGAAGATATCGCAGAAGGCCTTGATAAAGCACCTGGAGGTCTAGTTGGACTCTTCAGTGGCCGCAATGTTGGGAAACAGGTTGTAGTGGTTGCTCGGGACTGA
- the LOC122091484 gene encoding 2-alkenal reductase (NADP(+)-dependent)-like codes for MAKGEVVSNKQVLLKDYVVGFPKETDMVQTTGTIKLKAPEGSEAIVVKNLYLSCDPYMRSRMTRPVRPGYIPPFTPGSAVTGYGVAKVVDSTSPKFKEGDLVWGMTGWEEYSVITMLDSLFKIEHSDVPLSYYTGILGMPGITAYTGFHEICSPKKGETVFISAAAGAVGQLVGQFAKLLGCYVVGSAGSKEKVDLLKNKFGFDEAFNYKEEQDLDAALRRYFPEGIDIYFENVGGKMLDAVLLNMKVRGRIAVCGMISQYNLEKLEGVQNLFCLISKQIRMEGFLVFSYYHLYNKFLDFIVPLIKEGKVDYVEDTAEGLDKAPGALIGLFSGRNVGKQVVAVARE; via the exons ATGGCGAAGGGAGAAGTGGTTAGTAACAAACAGGTTCTGTTGAAAGATTACGTTGTTGGGTTTCCGAAAGAAACGGACATGGTTCAGACAACTGGAACCATCAAGTTGAAGGCTCCCGAAGGATCGGAAGCGATTGTAGTGAAGAATCTCTACTTATCTTGTGATCCTTACATGAGATCACGTATGACGAGGCCTGTCAGGCCTGGCTATATTCCTCCTTTCACTCCTGGCTCT GCCGTCACTGGGTATGGTGTGGCTAAAGTGGTGGATTCTACTAGCCCAAAGTTCAAGGAAGGTGACTTGGTGTGGGGGATGACTGGATGGGAGGAGTATAGCGTGATTACGATGCTGGACTCCCTGTTTAAAATTGAACATTCCGATGTACCGCTTTCTTACTATACAGGAATACTTG GGATGCCTGGGATCACTGCTTATACTGGTTTTCATGAGATTTGCTCTCCTAAGAAAGGAGAAACTGTGTTCATATCGGCGGCAGCTGGTGCAGTTGGCCAACTTGTTGGACAGTTTGCCAAGTTATTGGGTTGTTACGTGGTTGGAAGTGCTGGAAGCAAAGAGAAG GTTGATCTGTTGAAGAACAAGTTTGGATTTGATGAGGCTTTCAATTATAAAGAAGAGCAGGACTTGGATGCTGCTTTAAGAAG GTACTTTCCTGAAGGCATTGACATTTACTTTGAAAATGTTGGTGGGAAGATGCTTGATGCAGTCCTCCTCAACATGAAAGTTCGTGGCCGCATTGCTGTGTGTGGGATGATCTCTCAGTACAACCTCGAAAAGCTAGAGGGTGTGCAAAATTTGTTCTGCCTTATCAGTAAGCAGATTCGGATGGAAGGGTTCTTGGTTTTCAGCTACTATCACCTTTACAACAAATTTCTTGATTTCATTGTACCACTTATCAAAGAAGGGAAGGTAGATTATGTAGAAGATACTGCGGAAGGCCTTGATAAAGCACCTGGAGCTTTGATTGGACTCTTCAGTGGCCGCAATGTTGGGAAACAAGTTGTAGCGGTTGCTCGTGAATGA